The following coding sequences lie in one Cyanobacterium sp. Dongsha4 genomic window:
- the rppA gene encoding two-component system response regulator RppA: MRILLIEDEKDLGIAIKRSLLGQNYVVDWVKSGQEGLDLLENPRISYNVGVFDWLLPELSGIELLKIIRRKNNPLPVLMLTAKDAMENKIQGLDAGADDYLIKPFDMLELFARIRALLRRSQEIKPSQLKFKNLILDYQTNTIEIELRIGKNQMIPLTKKEFCLLEFFMRHPQQILTREQILDQLWEIGSDTISNVVAAQIRLLRKKFNQYGYGDLIETVYGLGYRLKLDK, encoded by the coding sequence ATGAGAATATTATTGATTGAAGATGAAAAAGATTTAGGAATAGCCATAAAGCGATCGCTCCTAGGACAAAATTATGTGGTAGATTGGGTAAAATCAGGACAAGAAGGACTAGATTTATTAGAAAATCCTCGTATTAGCTACAATGTAGGCGTTTTCGACTGGCTGTTACCTGAATTATCAGGCATTGAATTATTGAAGATAATTAGAAGAAAAAATAATCCTTTACCAGTATTAATGTTAACTGCAAAAGATGCGATGGAAAACAAAATTCAAGGGTTAGATGCAGGAGCAGATGACTATTTAATTAAACCCTTTGATATGTTAGAATTATTTGCAAGAATTAGAGCCTTATTAAGACGTTCTCAAGAGATTAAACCCTCTCAATTAAAATTTAAAAATTTAATTTTAGATTATCAAACAAATACTATTGAGATAGAATTAAGAATCGGTAAAAACCAAATGATTCCCCTGACAAAAAAAGAGTTTTGTCTCTTAGAATTTTTTATGCGTCATCCTCAGCAAATTCTAACTAGAGAGCAAATTTTAGATCAACTTTGGGAAATAGGGTCTGATACAATTAGTAACGTGGTAGCGGCTCAAATTCGTCTGTTAAGAAAAAAATTTAATCAATATGGTTATGGTGATTTAATTGAAACTGTCTATGGTTTGGGCTATCGTTTGAAATTGGATAAATAA
- a CDS encoding FTR1 family iron permease: protein MYWNIFLPVFVIILRNIFPISLLLAIIFACFQRIEHSGYFRQIYLGISGGIVASILVGSVISQGINNIDSTGNNAWIFTPLILNIFVFIAVSLLIWFILWFSQQANFWQNLGSTNELLMGKYLRLTIFSLALFLVLIKGINVFLLLNVMPENNSTYINLAVIASLLLTALMTLAFVYLQTRLTNNVFFRIAGIFLILVTGGLIIDSLYNLDESLLFINELDTTANWCLFEQNSCLLGSILWSSHEILPEDKFPFILMKIVFGYHDIVYIIPLVIYLLFVMIMGKFYFQNLS from the coding sequence ATGTATTGGAATATTTTTTTACCTGTTTTTGTTATTATTCTGAGAAATATTTTTCCTATCTCTTTACTTTTAGCCATTATTTTTGCGTGTTTTCAGAGAATAGAACATTCAGGATATTTTCGTCAAATTTATTTAGGAATTTCTGGGGGGATAGTTGCTTCTATTTTGGTTGGCTCAGTAATTTCTCAAGGAATTAATAATATTGATTCAACAGGTAACAATGCTTGGATTTTCACCCCTTTGATTCTTAATATTTTTGTCTTTATCGCCGTTTCTTTACTAATTTGGTTTATCTTGTGGTTTTCTCAACAGGCAAATTTTTGGCAAAATTTAGGTAGCACAAATGAGCTTTTAATGGGGAAATATTTACGATTGACTATTTTTTCTTTGGCTTTATTCTTAGTTTTAATTAAAGGAATAAATGTTTTTTTGCTTTTAAATGTTATGCCTGAAAATAATTCTACTTACATTAATTTGGCAGTCATAGCGTCTCTACTTTTAACAGCCTTAATGACCCTAGCTTTTGTTTATTTACAAACTAGATTAACTAATAATGTCTTTTTTAGAATTGCAGGAATATTTTTAATTTTAGTTACGGGAGGATTAATCATTGATAGCTTATACAACTTAGATGAAAGCCTATTATTTATTAATGAATTAGATACTACAGCAAATTGGTGTTTATTTGAGCAAAATTCTTGTTTATTGGGTTCAATATTATGGTCTAGTCATGAGATTTTACCAGAAGATAAATTTCCCTTTATTTTGATGAAAATAGTTTTTGGTTATCACGATATAGTATATATTATTCCGCTAGTTATTTACTTATTATTTGTAATGATAATGGGTAAATTTTATTTTCAAAATCTGTCATAA
- the mreC gene encoding rod shape-determining protein MreC gives MKLFYRWWQKYGRQVIWGLISLILTWFIYRHQGFLFNELLYRLSPSWLSSPSFDRQALYEQKTIQELSNKIETLESENQKLKQIVNYQEKYSANLIPARVIGRSPDAWWQIITIDVGSNDGVKRNQAVMSVGGLVGKISEVTNNTSRVLLVSDYNSRVGAFLPRTGYQGFIKGQSTSIGLMEFYEKVSNVKVGDVVTTSNLSSIFPPDIPIGNIVAIDPNKSPAPEAEIEFTAPVDFLDWVLVDLSSKSVFEN, from the coding sequence TTGAAACTCTTTTATCGTTGGTGGCAGAAATACGGAAGACAAGTCATTTGGGGGTTAATTAGTTTAATCCTCACTTGGTTTATATATCGTCATCAGGGTTTTTTATTCAATGAATTGTTATATCGTTTGTCACCCTCTTGGTTATCATCTCCCAGTTTTGATCGTCAAGCACTGTATGAGCAAAAAACTATACAGGAATTAAGTAATAAAATTGAGACTTTAGAAAGTGAGAATCAAAAGTTAAAACAGATTGTTAACTATCAGGAAAAATACTCCGCAAATCTAATTCCCGCTAGAGTTATTGGCAGAAGCCCAGATGCTTGGTGGCAAATTATTACTATTGATGTGGGTAGTAATGATGGTGTGAAAAGAAATCAAGCGGTGATGAGTGTGGGGGGATTAGTGGGGAAAATTAGTGAAGTTACAAATAATACCAGTCGAGTTTTATTAGTCAGTGATTACAATAGTCGTGTTGGTGCTTTTCTTCCTCGCACGGGTTATCAGGGATTCATCAAAGGGCAATCTACTTCTATTGGTTTGATGGAATTTTATGAAAAAGTGTCTAATGTTAAAGTAGGTGACGTGGTGACAACTTCTAATTTAAGTAGCATATTTCCCCCTGATATTCCTATTGGTAACATAGTTGCGATCGATCCTAATAAAAGTCCTGCCCCCGAAGCAGAAATAGAATTTACCGCCCCTGTCGATTTTTTAGATTGGGTATTAGTTGATTTAAGTAGTAAGTCTGTTTTTGAAAATTAG
- a CDS encoding EAL domain-containing protein — translation MNLHSNTEQKLQNRRFLAGECIFREGDKGNIAYIIEKGLVEITTLVDGCPTVLNTLKEGEMFGELALVDGSPRSASAYAKTDVVLTVVTGEQVRSRIDDADPILKLLLMVVMKYFRSETGRLRNSKIDISTEDIEQKKQEYQLRIRQAIDLIRLESDLRNGFKRGELRLFYQPIIDLRNNQIAGFEVLLRWFCHKRGHISPELFIPLAESTSLIIPIGEWILDQALDTIKKIKTITGRDIFLSINVAEKQISDSNFLSILKKKINQSMVKPSQVKLEILERSLFEGEDALFLVEFCRDFGLPLVIDDFGTGYANLAYLKNFQFDTVKIDKCFVQNLDNNDKDQTICRALIDLSHGLNMTTVAEGIENEKQLDILLNLGCNFGQGYLFSPPVCLEDAIALLQTH, via the coding sequence ATGAATCTCCATAGTAATACAGAACAGAAATTACAAAATCGTCGATTTCTAGCGGGGGAATGTATTTTTCGAGAAGGAGATAAAGGTAATATTGCTTACATTATCGAAAAAGGTTTAGTGGAGATTACCACGCTAGTTGATGGTTGTCCTACAGTTTTAAATACTTTAAAAGAAGGGGAAATGTTTGGAGAATTGGCATTAGTTGATGGAAGCCCTCGCTCTGCTTCTGCTTATGCTAAAACTGATGTAGTTTTAACAGTTGTAACGGGTGAACAGGTAAGAAGTAGAATTGATGATGCTGACCCCATTTTAAAGTTATTGCTAATGGTGGTAATGAAGTATTTTCGCTCTGAAACAGGAAGATTAAGAAACAGTAAAATAGATATTTCAACAGAAGATATAGAACAAAAAAAACAAGAGTACCAACTAAGAATACGTCAAGCAATTGATTTAATACGTTTAGAAAGTGATTTACGCAATGGTTTTAAAAGAGGTGAATTAAGGTTATTTTATCAACCAATTATTGATTTAAGAAATAATCAAATTGCAGGGTTTGAAGTATTATTACGCTGGTTTTGCCATAAGAGAGGTCATATTTCTCCTGAACTTTTTATTCCTTTGGCGGAATCAACTTCTCTAATTATTCCTATTGGGGAATGGATTTTAGATCAAGCATTAGACACAATTAAAAAGATAAAAACCATAACAGGTAGAGATATTTTTCTCAGTATCAATGTAGCTGAAAAGCAAATTTCCGATAGTAATTTTCTCTCAATTTTAAAGAAAAAAATTAACCAATCAATGGTCAAGCCTAGTCAAGTTAAACTGGAGATTTTAGAAAGAAGTTTATTTGAAGGAGAAGATGCACTTTTCTTAGTAGAATTTTGTCGAGATTTCGGTTTACCTTTAGTTATAGATGATTTTGGTACTGGTTATGCTAATTTAGCCTATCTTAAAAACTTCCAATTTGATACGGTGAAAATTGATAAATGTTTTGTACAAAACTTAGATAATAATGATAAAGATCAAACTATTTGTCGTGCTTTAATTGATTTATCTCACGGTTTAAATATGACTACTGTTGCCGAAGGTATTGAAAATGAAAAACAACTAGATATTTTGCTTAATTTGGGTTGTAATTTCGGACAAGGATATTTATTCTCCCCTCCTGTTTGCTTAGAAGATGCGATCGCACTTTTACAAACCCATTAA
- the rppB gene encoding two-component system sensor histidine kinase RppB, translating into MSKNKLFNQTKISLTCWYASVFSSIISLGAFFVYEAIAHAHYITINQELKTVAGTFHDTLEPLLIQPNKLEKNVKEIILDLCLIDEKCESQSSEHRYIKGLIQQGKYYLKFYDLSGNLLGNAGVKIDNLSLNYSLEEFTSIQDNQNNNYRQISLLLHTKENKEWGYLQIGRSLEDFDRYVNNIKWLLLLGLPLLIILVIIASWYLAEKAIQPLAQSYQQMQQFSSDVAHELRTPLSAIKATIDSVILSHNLTLEDSQETLKIIHRQNYRLINLVNDLLILTRLDSGLENTDKIKKNKINLADLINDLTEELSYLALKNQVNLTKEIKESKVFILGNEEQIYRLLANLTINAINYNKKNGQVIIYLETTKKGVIIKVIDTGIGINKEEQKLIFNRFYQINKARNREKGSCGLGLAIANAIALYHGGRIMIESEENQGSIFTVYLPKI; encoded by the coding sequence GTGTCAAAAAATAAATTATTTAATCAAACTAAAATATCCCTAACTTGTTGGTATGCTAGTGTTTTTTCCAGTATTATTTCTTTAGGTGCTTTTTTTGTTTATGAAGCGATCGCACACGCTCATTATATCACTATTAATCAAGAATTAAAAACCGTTGCGGGAACTTTTCATGATACCCTTGAACCTTTATTGATTCAACCTAATAAGCTAGAAAAAAATGTTAAAGAAATCATCTTAGATTTGTGCTTAATTGATGAAAAATGTGAAAGTCAATCTTCTGAACATCGTTATATAAAAGGACTAATTCAGCAAGGGAAATACTATCTAAAGTTTTATGATTTATCAGGTAATTTGCTAGGTAATGCAGGAGTTAAAATTGATAATTTATCCCTTAATTATTCATTAGAAGAATTCACAAGTATTCAAGACAATCAAAATAATAATTATCGTCAAATATCCTTACTTTTACACACTAAAGAAAATAAAGAATGGGGTTATTTGCAAATAGGCAGAAGTTTGGAAGATTTCGATCGATATGTAAATAATATAAAATGGTTGTTATTATTAGGTTTACCTTTACTAATTATTTTGGTGATCATTGCCAGTTGGTATTTAGCAGAAAAAGCAATACAACCCTTAGCTCAATCGTACCAACAAATGCAACAATTTAGTTCTGACGTTGCCCATGAATTGCGTACCCCATTATCAGCTATAAAAGCAACTATTGATAGTGTTATTTTAAGTCATAATTTAACCTTAGAAGATAGTCAAGAAACTTTGAAAATTATCCATCGGCAAAATTATAGACTGATTAATTTAGTCAACGATTTATTAATCCTCACTCGTCTTGATTCAGGCTTAGAAAATACGGATAAAATCAAAAAAAATAAAATCAATTTAGCTGATTTAATCAATGATTTAACCGAAGAATTATCTTATTTAGCATTAAAGAATCAGGTTAACTTAACAAAAGAAATAAAAGAGAGTAAGGTTTTTATTCTCGGTAATGAAGAACAAATATATAGATTATTAGCAAATTTAACTATTAATGCTATTAATTATAACAAAAAAAATGGTCAAGTTATTATATATTTGGAAACAACAAAAAAAGGAGTAATTATAAAAGTAATTGATACAGGCATTGGCATTAATAAAGAAGAACAAAAATTAATTTTTAATCGTTTTTATCAAATCAATAAAGCAAGAAATAGAGAAAAAGGTAGTTGCGGATTAGGTTTAGCTATTGCAAATGCGATCGCACTTTATCATGGTGGTAGAATAATGATAGAAAGCGAAGAAAATCAGGGGAGTATTTTTACAGTTTATTTACCAAAAATATGA
- a CDS encoding Nif11-like leader peptide family natural product precursor: protein MSQEAVIEFFEAVSQNEQLQERLINIIESSENDREDVAIFASESGYDITADELWAEIKKRQTDFSQRQEAGELSDEELEAVAGGEFVATAMSIFAVTAFTAGQTILLTTKVKW, encoded by the coding sequence ATGAGTCAAGAAGCCGTGATTGAGTTTTTTGAAGCTGTGTCACAAAACGAACAGTTACAAGAAAGATTGATAAATATTATCGAATCATCAGAAAATGATCGAGAAGATGTTGCAATATTCGCCAGTGAATCAGGTTATGATATTACTGCGGATGAACTTTGGGCAGAAATAAAAAAACGCCAAACAGATTTTTCTCAGCGACAAGAGGCAGGGGAATTAAGTGATGAAGAATTGGAGGCTGTAGCTGGTGGGGAGTTTGTTGCAACGGCAATGAGTATTTTTGCTGTAACTGCTTTTACTGCAGGGCAAACCATTCTGTTAACAACAAAAGTAAAATGGTAA
- a CDS encoding four helix bundle protein, translated as MANYKDQFIWQKAKNLAVIVYKLTNNYPKKELYGLVSQMNRCAISIPSNIAEGYGRKSTKEYLQFLHIALGSSRELETQLIISKEVKIIENIEWIDLTIDKVNEVQALLVSTINTLDK; from the coding sequence ATGGCAAATTATAAAGATCAATTTATTTGGCAAAAAGCTAAAAACTTAGCCGTTATTGTCTATAAATTAACTAATAATTATCCTAAAAAAGAATTATATGGATTAGTTTCTCAAATGAATCGTTGTGCCATCTCTATCCCAAGTAATATAGCAGAAGGTTACGGAAGAAAATCCACTAAAGAATATCTCCAATTTTTGCATATAGCATTAGGTTCTTCCAGAGAATTAGAAACTCAATTAATTATTAGTAAAGAAGTAAAAATAATTGAAAATATTGAATGGATAGATTTAACAATAGATAAAGTAAATGAGGTACAAGCGTTACTTGTTTCCACAATCAATACATTAGATAAATAA
- a CDS encoding heavy metal-responsive transcriptional regulator, with amino-acid sequence MSSENLLKIGEIAKQTKVSVGTLRYYEILKLLQPIERGENGYRYYQQDAVKVVQFIKKAQSLGFSLEEIRQIIEVRNYGKPPCELVQNLLDNKIEELKTQIKQMTSFQAELEKYRENWRINDINVDDQKTKEICPLIANLKLI; translated from the coding sequence ATGAGTAGTGAAAATCTTTTAAAAATAGGTGAAATAGCTAAACAAACAAAAGTTTCTGTGGGTACTTTACGATATTATGAAATCCTAAAACTTCTTCAACCTATAGAAAGAGGGGAAAATGGCTATAGATACTATCAACAAGATGCAGTTAAAGTTGTTCAATTTATCAAAAAAGCTCAATCTTTGGGATTTTCTTTAGAAGAAATTAGACAAATTATCGAGGTTCGTAATTATGGTAAACCACCTTGTGAATTAGTACAAAACTTATTGGATAACAAAATTGAAGAATTAAAAACACAGATTAAACAGATGACTTCTTTTCAAGCTGAATTGGAAAAATATCGGGAAAATTGGAGAATAAATGATATAAATGTAGATGATCAAAAAACAAAAGAAATTTGTCCACTAATTGCTAATTTAAAACTTATTTAG
- the rnz gene encoding ribonuclease Z translates to MEVTFLGTSSGVPTKSRNVSSVALRLTQRGEIWLFDCGEGTQHQLLRSDLRTSQLKKIFITHMHGDHVFGLMGLLASCGLGADAKDIELFGPPGIEPYLKSCMKYSYTYFPYGVTIKTVEPGLVYEDEEFTVTCELLKHRVTAYGYRVSEKNKAGIFDVEKAKKAGIPSGPLYGKLKAGETITLEDGKTFSGVNFCGPTEIGRKFVYCTDTVFCENAIALAEDADVLIHEATFAHQDASMAFEKMHSTTTMAAQVALAAQVKKLIMTHFSPRYAPGNPIQMKDLLSEARAIFPETLLAYDFFRYEIPRRRDKKI, encoded by the coding sequence GTGGAAGTAACTTTTTTAGGTACAAGTTCAGGTGTACCAACTAAATCCAGAAACGTCTCTAGCGTTGCCCTAAGACTAACTCAAAGGGGAGAAATTTGGTTATTTGATTGTGGCGAAGGTACTCAACATCAGCTTTTGCGTAGTGATTTAAGAACATCTCAACTGAAAAAAATTTTTATCACCCATATGCACGGGGATCATGTTTTTGGTTTAATGGGCTTGTTGGCTAGTTGTGGTTTAGGGGCGGATGCAAAAGATATTGAACTTTTTGGGCCTCCGGGGATTGAGCCTTATTTAAAATCCTGTATGAAATATTCTTATACTTATTTCCCTTATGGTGTCACCATAAAAACCGTTGAACCCGGTTTAGTCTATGAAGATGAAGAATTTACCGTTACTTGTGAATTATTGAAACATCGGGTTACAGCCTATGGTTATCGGGTTTCTGAAAAAAATAAAGCAGGAATTTTTGATGTAGAAAAAGCGAAAAAAGCAGGTATTCCTTCAGGGCCTCTTTATGGCAAATTAAAAGCAGGGGAAACCATCACTCTCGAAGACGGTAAAACCTTTTCAGGGGTTAACTTTTGCGGTCCTACAGAAATAGGTAGGAAATTTGTTTACTGTACAGATACAGTTTTTTGTGAAAATGCGATCGCACTTGCGGAAGATGCAGATGTTTTAATTCATGAGGCTACCTTTGCCCATCAAGACGCATCAATGGCATTTGAAAAGATGCACTCCACCACCACTATGGCGGCACAAGTAGCATTAGCGGCACAGGTAAAAAAATTAATCATGACTCATTTTAGTCCTCGTTATGCTCCGGGTAATCCCATTCAAATGAAAGATTTACTCTCAGAAGCAAGGGCAATTTTTCCTGAAACCCTTTTGGCTTACGACTTTTTCCGTTATGAAATTCCCCGCCGTCGAGACAAAAAGATTTAA
- a CDS encoding PepSY domain-containing protein, with translation MALFNNQRQLRRLHHLLAPVMILPVLMTLFTGVFFELAVTVDKTDEFLWLLSWHRGDFGILDLSDIYPFLNATGLFMLAISGISLWWQNNFKSRKKNIS, from the coding sequence ATGGCATTATTTAACAATCAAAGACAGTTACGTCGTTTACATCATCTTTTAGCACCAGTTATGATTTTACCTGTGTTAATGACTCTTTTTACTGGCGTATTTTTTGAGTTAGCAGTAACAGTTGATAAAACCGATGAGTTTTTATGGTTATTATCATGGCATCGGGGAGATTTTGGCATTCTTGATTTGTCTGATATTTATCCTTTTTTAAATGCCACAGGTTTATTTATGTTAGCAATTTCTGGTATTAGTTTATGGTGGCAAAATAACTTTAAATCAAGAAAGAAAAATATTTCTTAA
- the argJ gene encoding bifunctional ornithine acetyltransferase/N-acetylglutamate synthase, whose product MADWKVIEGGITAPKGFKSSGITAGLKPSNAPDLALIWSETEAIASGVFTTSEVRAACVDYCRQRLQDKASARAILCNAGQANAATGEQGWQDALDSASALAKELNIDANSILLASTGVIGQRIKMDAMLNAIPQLVSELSEDGGEATAKAIVTTDLVTKSIALETMIDGRPVRIGGIAKGSGMIHPNMATMLGFITCDGLVSTQLWQQMLKRAADKSFNQITVDGDTSTNDSLIALANGQSRTPAITSLDENGRKLEAMLTEVCQYLAKAIARDGEGATCLIEVEVTGASTEASARQIAKTIVGSSLVKSAIFGRDPNWGRIAAAAGRAGVPFKQEDLMIKLGDFLLMERGQPLNFDRTSASNYLKQAAAGEYLKNDTVLISVSVGDGSGSGKAWGCDLSYDYVKINAEYTT is encoded by the coding sequence ATGGCAGATTGGAAAGTGATTGAAGGGGGAATAACCGCCCCTAAAGGGTTCAAATCTTCTGGAATTACTGCGGGATTAAAGCCCTCTAATGCCCCTGATTTAGCATTGATTTGGTCTGAAACAGAGGCGATCGCATCTGGAGTATTCACCACCTCAGAAGTAAGAGCGGCTTGTGTGGACTATTGTCGCCAAAGACTTCAAGACAAAGCTAGTGCCAGAGCAATTTTATGTAATGCAGGACAAGCAAATGCGGCTACAGGAGAACAAGGTTGGCAAGATGCCTTAGATAGTGCCTCGGCTTTAGCAAAGGAATTAAATATAGATGCAAATAGTATCTTACTCGCTTCTACGGGGGTAATTGGGCAAAGAATCAAAATGGATGCTATGTTAAACGCCATTCCTCAATTAGTTAGTGAATTATCTGAAGATGGAGGAGAAGCCACCGCTAAAGCCATTGTTACCACCGATTTAGTAACCAAATCCATTGCCTTAGAAACGATGATAGATGGGCGCCCTGTGCGCATTGGAGGTATTGCTAAAGGTTCAGGAATGATTCATCCTAATATGGCAACCATGTTAGGGTTTATTACCTGTGATGGATTAGTTTCCACTCAGTTATGGCAACAGATGTTAAAACGGGCGGCGGATAAAAGTTTTAATCAAATTACCGTTGATGGTGACACTAGCACTAATGATAGTTTAATCGCCCTCGCTAATGGTCAATCTCGCACCCCTGCAATTACCAGTCTCGATGAAAATGGACGAAAACTAGAAGCCATGCTCACTGAAGTATGTCAGTATTTAGCAAAAGCGATCGCACGAGATGGAGAGGGGGCAACTTGTTTGATAGAAGTAGAAGTAACAGGGGCATCTACTGAAGCATCTGCTCGTCAAATTGCCAAAACCATAGTTGGTTCATCCCTAGTCAAATCAGCTATTTTTGGACGAGACCCCAATTGGGGAAGAATCGCCGCCGCCGCAGGTAGAGCAGGTGTACCATTTAAGCAGGAAGATTTAATGATTAAATTAGGGGATTTTCTCTTAATGGAAAGAGGACAACCCTTAAACTTCGATCGCACTTCTGCTAGTAATTATCTCAAACAAGCGGCCGCAGGAGAATACCTAAAGAATGATACCGTCTTAATCTCCGTTTCCGTAGGTGATGGTAGCGGTAGCGGTAAAGCATGGGGTTGTGATCTCAGTTACGATTATGTCAAAATTAACGCTGAATATACGACTTAA
- a CDS encoding matrixin family metalloprotease, whose protein sequence is MLSPIIRFLTKFVFPLFLITFIGFIFAIPSISQEAESSLPPFKTYPLPPTLQNWHSDNQENYFSQLDTHPAGALIWTDFPVKVYIQSPAEDDLSPSALQSFQQWQKAVKDAIAPWQEYIEITQIDNAEIADIVITRQPPAIKAEINPETGLYDLPRNRAATTSVRFYLTEDNPPLLKHKMAIAVNPNQIFEYLVSNISHEMGHALGIWGHSDNPQDIMYYAHTREIPQISPRDINTLKKVYQQPTRLGNYLDSGRK, encoded by the coding sequence ATGCTTTCTCCCATAATTCGTTTTTTGACTAAATTTGTTTTTCCCTTATTTTTGATTACCTTTATCGGATTTATCTTTGCTATACCTAGCATTAGTCAGGAGGCAGAATCATCTTTACCCCCTTTTAAAACTTATCCTTTGCCTCCAACTCTCCAAAATTGGCACTCAGACAACCAAGAAAACTATTTTTCTCAACTGGATACTCACCCCGCAGGAGCTTTGATTTGGACTGATTTCCCCGTCAAAGTTTATATTCAATCTCCTGCCGAAGATGATTTATCACCCTCCGCTCTGCAATCATTTCAACAATGGCAAAAAGCGGTAAAAGATGCGATCGCACCTTGGCAAGAATATATAGAAATCACCCAGATAGATAATGCAGAGATTGCCGACATAGTTATAACTCGTCAACCTCCTGCCATTAAAGCTGAAATTAACCCCGAAACAGGATTATATGATTTACCCCGCAATCGAGCGGCCACAACAAGCGTCAGGTTTTATCTAACAGAGGATAATCCTCCCTTATTAAAACATAAAATGGCGATCGCAGTTAATCCAAATCAAATTTTTGAATATTTAGTCAGTAATATTAGTCACGAAATGGGACACGCCTTGGGCATTTGGGGACATAGCGACAATCCACAGGATATAATGTATTATGCTCACACCAGAGAGATCCCTCAAATTTCACCCAGAGATATAAACACCCTTAAAAAGGTTTACCAACAACCAACCCGTTTAGGGAATTATTTAGATTCGGGGAGGAAGTAA
- a CDS encoding MauE/DoxX family redox-associated membrane protein: MKMVTIGKNTQVKLYRMSMAEHECPWGLKAINLLKEAGVIFEDIKLTTQEEVNLFKAKYNVATTPQIFFDNERIGGYTDLAHYFRVTPQKADYSYTPVIALFSTAGLVSLATSLGMTGFMGVSLSMLSSLKLMDINAFAESFAKYDLICQRFKTYGKIYPFLESMIGLGLLSGILPLVTGISAFGLGISGAISVFKAVYIDKLELNCACVGGNSKAPLGVVSFAENAIMAIMGASLIFSNVSVTLNQQQSLSPFYSSIVQESSIKK, translated from the coding sequence ATGAAAATGGTAACAATCGGGAAAAATACACAAGTAAAATTATACAGGATGTCAATGGCAGAACACGAATGCCCTTGGGGTTTAAAAGCAATTAATTTACTCAAAGAAGCAGGGGTTATTTTTGAAGATATTAAATTAACTACCCAAGAAGAGGTCAATTTATTCAAGGCGAAATATAATGTAGCTACGACTCCACAAATATTTTTTGATAACGAGCGTATTGGCGGTTATACTGATTTGGCTCATTATTTTCGGGTTACTCCACAAAAAGCTGATTATTCCTATACTCCTGTTATTGCTTTATTTTCTACGGCAGGTTTAGTAAGTTTAGCCACCTCTTTAGGAATGACTGGTTTTATGGGGGTTTCTCTGTCCATGTTATCATCATTAAAATTAATGGATATTAATGCTTTTGCTGAAAGTTTCGCTAAATACGATCTCATTTGTCAACGTTTTAAGACTTATGGAAAAATATATCCCTTTCTGGAGTCGATGATTGGCTTAGGTTTATTATCAGGAATCCTTCCCTTAGTTACTGGTATTAGTGCTTTTGGATTAGGTATTAGTGGTGCTATTTCCGTATTTAAAGCGGTTTATATTGATAAACTTGAATTAAATTGTGCTTGTGTGGGTGGTAATTCTAAAGCACCTTTGGGTGTTGTTAGTTTTGCGGAAAATGCTATCATGGCGATTATGGGGGCGAGTTTAATTTTTTCTAATGTTTCCGTTACCTTAAATCAACAACAATCTCTATCTCCATTTTATAGTTCGATCGTTCAAGAAAGTAGCATCAAAAAATAG